The following coding sequences are from one Triticum dicoccoides isolate Atlit2015 ecotype Zavitan chromosome 4A, WEW_v2.0, whole genome shotgun sequence window:
- the LOC119286114 gene encoding uncharacterized protein LOC119286114 isoform X2 translates to MALLFFDLSLLPSPNSNSRLLAAARALELGYAAVALDHPHRGLLADADRCHTAPFPALSSLPLPPSASLHRSRNGSPTSEPFRQYTRITLSLDSAAAAASALAPSAARLLRTYDIVAARPLTQAALDHLCQSATEIDVISIDFSHKLPFRLKLPTIKLALQRGIHFEIAYSPLIDDVNSRRQVLAEANLLVDWTKGKNLIISSAAHNANEIRGPYDVINLCAFLLGLSMERAKAAMSVNCRLLISKATRKKHFYKETIRIDRLLPNEQLNSTKYKVGDWIGLDPISFKGDRQTLETNLEPSPNKDELPVSPTNFPAKVLCHKRHDADVSLFADRLEQSTDDSEIPVETQEETLQANRSEAHSGAVHTIMVNPENNEIVMAGSMQACVASSVDQKCIEEHVEFVEDAMELDATELCTLNLISGDGTPLSSDVKLPCSSLPQSMELFDTSLENKDPDQPSKIVDHTNTCANQGYIRTSGDREEQAPLDHEIVSCSDVCLEGKCLDKPDDVPVDSKTHRDAAESLGCSTGGRDDETPLNLTVPLSTDLCEDIVLPAHQVEQNVDEDIKSTDSYKVEPVYRNAIRMISVENTLSGQEISSAAVVYDKGSSDETRENNELEEQNLKKPNASLEKDVAKIDEGPLNYDYADKVDISTARSEKRRQKLLLHGPSYIPFLGFLKPVSFKKKVCKVVSRRKS, encoded by the exons ATGGCGCTCCTCTTCTTCGACCTCAGCCTCCTCCCTTCCCCCAACTCCAACTCCCGCCTTCTCGCCGCCGCACGAGCCCTCGAGCTAGGCTACGCTGCCGTCGCCCTCGATCACCCGCACCGCGGCCTACTCGCCGACGCCGACCGCTGCCACACCGCTCCCTTCCCCGCCTTGTCTTCCCTCCCGCTCCCCCCCTCTGCCTCCCTCCACCGGTCCCGCAATGGATCCCCTACCTCCGAGCCCTTCCGCCAGTACACGCGCATCACCCTCTCCCTCgactccgctgccgccgccgcgtccgcgCTTGccccctccgccgcccgcctcctccGCACATACGACATCGTCGCGGCGCGCCCTCTCACCCAGGCCGCGCTCGACCACCTCTGCCAGTCCGCCACAGAGATTGATGTCATCTCCATCGACTTCTCTCACAAACTGCCATTCCGTCTCAAGCTCCCAACGATCAAGCTTGCACTACAG AGGGGGATACACTTTGAGATTGCATACTCTCCCCTCATCGATGATGTCAATTCAAGGAGACAAGTCCTGGCCGAAGCCAAT CTGTTGGTGGACTGGACTAAAGGAAAGAATCTCATCATTTCAAGTGCTGCTCATAATGCTAATGAAATTAGAGGCCCCTATGATGTCATAAATTTATGTGCATTTTTGCTTGGTCTTTCTATGGAGCGAGCCAAAGCTGCTATGTCCGTAAACTGCAG GTTGCTTATTTCCAAGGCTACGAGGAAGAAACATTTCTACAAAGAGACAATTCGAATCGATAGACTGTTACCAAATGAGCAACTAAATTCAACAAAGTATAAGGTTGGTGACTGGATTGGTTTGGATCCTATATCTTTTAAAGGTGATCGACAAACTTTGGAGACAAATCTAGAACCTTCTCCCAACAAAGATGAACTACCTGTTTCACCCACAAATTTTCCCGCCAAAGTGTTGTGTCATAAACGCCATGATGCTGATGTGTCTCTCTTTGCCGACCGGTTAGAGCAGTCTACTGATGATAGTGAAATTCCAGTTGAAACTCAAGAGGAAACCTTACAGGCTAACAGAAGCGAAGCTCACAGTGGCGCTGTTCACACCATCATGGTTAACCCTGAAAACAATGAAATTGTTATGGCTGGTAGTATGCAGGCTTGTGTTGCCTCTTCTGTTGACCAGAAATGCATTGAGGAGCATGTTGAATTTGTTGAGGATGCAATGGAATTAGATGCTACAGAATTGTGCACATTAAACCTCATTTCAGGTGACGGTACTCCTTTATCCTCCGATGTTAAGTTACCATGTTCTTCTCTTCCCCAGAGCATGGAGCTTTTTGACACTAGTCTTGAGAACAAGGATCCTGACCAACCTAGTAAAATCGTAGATCATACTAATACTTGTGCAAATCAGGGGTATATCCGCACATCTGGTGATAGGGAGGAACAGGCACCTCTGGATCATGAAATTGTTTCATGTTCTGATGTTTGCCTCGAGGGTAAGTGCCTGGACAAACCTGATGATGTTCCAGTTGACTCAAAGACTCACAGAGATGCTGCGGAATCATTGGGGTGCTCAACTGGTGGGCGAGATGATGAGACGCCATTAAATCTTACAGTTCCATTGAGTACTGATTTATGCGAAGACATTGTACTGCCAGCTCATCAAGTAGAGCAAAATGTGGATGAAGACATCAAAAGTACTGACAGTTATAAGGTCGAACCGGTTTACagaaatgcaataagaatgatatcAGTGGAAAATACTCTCAGTGGTCAAGAGATCAGTTCAGCTGCTGTTGTTTATGATAAGGGGTCCAGTGATGAAACTCGGGAAAataatgaattggaagaacagaattTAAAGAAACCCAATGCTTCATTAGAGAAAGATGTTGCTAAAATAGATGAGGGGCCACTAAATTATGATTATGCAGATAAGGTGGATATATCTACAGCTAGATCAG AAAAGCGAAGACAAAAACTATTGTTGCACGGCCCCTCGTATATTCCTTTCTTGGGCTTTCTTAAGCCTGTGTCTTTCAAGAAGAAAGTATGCAAA
- the LOC119286114 gene encoding uncharacterized protein LOC119286114 isoform X1, whose amino-acid sequence MALLFFDLSLLPSPNSNSRLLAAARALELGYAAVALDHPHRGLLADADRCHTAPFPALSSLPLPPSASLHRSRNGSPTSEPFRQYTRITLSLDSAAAAASALAPSAARLLRTYDIVAARPLTQAALDHLCQSATEIDVISIDFSHKLPFRLKLPTIKLALQRGIHFEIAYSPLIDDVNSRRQVLAEANLLVDWTKGKNLIISSAAHNANEIRGPYDVINLCAFLLGLSMERAKAAMSVNCRLLISKATRKKHFYKETIRIDRLLPNEQLNSTKYKVGDWIGLDPISFKGDRQTLETNLEPSPNKDELPVSPTNFPAKVLCHKRHDADVSLFADRLEQSTDDSEIPVETQEETLQANRSEAHSGAVHTIMVNPENNEIVMAGSMQACVASSVDQKCIEEHVEFVEDAMELDATELCTLNLISGDGTPLSSDVKLPCSSLPQSMELFDTSLENKDPDQPSKIVDHTNTCANQGYIRTSGDREEQAPLDHEIVSCSDVCLEGKCLDKPDDVPVDSKTHRDAAESLGCSTGGRDDETPLNLTVPLSTDLCEDIVLPAHQVEQNVDEDIKSTDSYKVEPVYRNAIRMISVENTLSGQEISSAAVVYDKGSSDETRENNELEEQNLKKPNASLEKDVAKIDEGPLNYDYADKVDISTARSEKRRQKLLLHGPSYIPFLGFLKPVSFKKKVCKVRGLVKSLYHIVCLKCAG is encoded by the exons ATGGCGCTCCTCTTCTTCGACCTCAGCCTCCTCCCTTCCCCCAACTCCAACTCCCGCCTTCTCGCCGCCGCACGAGCCCTCGAGCTAGGCTACGCTGCCGTCGCCCTCGATCACCCGCACCGCGGCCTACTCGCCGACGCCGACCGCTGCCACACCGCTCCCTTCCCCGCCTTGTCTTCCCTCCCGCTCCCCCCCTCTGCCTCCCTCCACCGGTCCCGCAATGGATCCCCTACCTCCGAGCCCTTCCGCCAGTACACGCGCATCACCCTCTCCCTCgactccgctgccgccgccgcgtccgcgCTTGccccctccgccgcccgcctcctccGCACATACGACATCGTCGCGGCGCGCCCTCTCACCCAGGCCGCGCTCGACCACCTCTGCCAGTCCGCCACAGAGATTGATGTCATCTCCATCGACTTCTCTCACAAACTGCCATTCCGTCTCAAGCTCCCAACGATCAAGCTTGCACTACAG AGGGGGATACACTTTGAGATTGCATACTCTCCCCTCATCGATGATGTCAATTCAAGGAGACAAGTCCTGGCCGAAGCCAAT CTGTTGGTGGACTGGACTAAAGGAAAGAATCTCATCATTTCAAGTGCTGCTCATAATGCTAATGAAATTAGAGGCCCCTATGATGTCATAAATTTATGTGCATTTTTGCTTGGTCTTTCTATGGAGCGAGCCAAAGCTGCTATGTCCGTAAACTGCAG GTTGCTTATTTCCAAGGCTACGAGGAAGAAACATTTCTACAAAGAGACAATTCGAATCGATAGACTGTTACCAAATGAGCAACTAAATTCAACAAAGTATAAGGTTGGTGACTGGATTGGTTTGGATCCTATATCTTTTAAAGGTGATCGACAAACTTTGGAGACAAATCTAGAACCTTCTCCCAACAAAGATGAACTACCTGTTTCACCCACAAATTTTCCCGCCAAAGTGTTGTGTCATAAACGCCATGATGCTGATGTGTCTCTCTTTGCCGACCGGTTAGAGCAGTCTACTGATGATAGTGAAATTCCAGTTGAAACTCAAGAGGAAACCTTACAGGCTAACAGAAGCGAAGCTCACAGTGGCGCTGTTCACACCATCATGGTTAACCCTGAAAACAATGAAATTGTTATGGCTGGTAGTATGCAGGCTTGTGTTGCCTCTTCTGTTGACCAGAAATGCATTGAGGAGCATGTTGAATTTGTTGAGGATGCAATGGAATTAGATGCTACAGAATTGTGCACATTAAACCTCATTTCAGGTGACGGTACTCCTTTATCCTCCGATGTTAAGTTACCATGTTCTTCTCTTCCCCAGAGCATGGAGCTTTTTGACACTAGTCTTGAGAACAAGGATCCTGACCAACCTAGTAAAATCGTAGATCATACTAATACTTGTGCAAATCAGGGGTATATCCGCACATCTGGTGATAGGGAGGAACAGGCACCTCTGGATCATGAAATTGTTTCATGTTCTGATGTTTGCCTCGAGGGTAAGTGCCTGGACAAACCTGATGATGTTCCAGTTGACTCAAAGACTCACAGAGATGCTGCGGAATCATTGGGGTGCTCAACTGGTGGGCGAGATGATGAGACGCCATTAAATCTTACAGTTCCATTGAGTACTGATTTATGCGAAGACATTGTACTGCCAGCTCATCAAGTAGAGCAAAATGTGGATGAAGACATCAAAAGTACTGACAGTTATAAGGTCGAACCGGTTTACagaaatgcaataagaatgatatcAGTGGAAAATACTCTCAGTGGTCAAGAGATCAGTTCAGCTGCTGTTGTTTATGATAAGGGGTCCAGTGATGAAACTCGGGAAAataatgaattggaagaacagaattTAAAGAAACCCAATGCTTCATTAGAGAAAGATGTTGCTAAAATAGATGAGGGGCCACTAAATTATGATTATGCAGATAAGGTGGATATATCTACAGCTAGATCAG AAAAGCGAAGACAAAAACTATTGTTGCACGGCCCCTCGTATATTCCTTTCTTGGGCTTTCTTAAGCCTGTGTCTTTCAAGAAGAAAGTATGCAAAGTAAGAGGCCTGGTCAAATCTTTATATCATATCGTCTGCCTAAAATGTGCTGGCTAA